The following coding sequences are from one Gossypium raimondii isolate GPD5lz chromosome 4, ASM2569854v1, whole genome shotgun sequence window:
- the LOC105780630 gene encoding THO complex subunit 4A — MSGSLDMSLDDIIRNKSRSEGHSRDSRRKPRAPAPGPDRRGPIRDQPRINPYPVRPMQLEVPAWQGQLVSSGALDVEAKLYISNLDYGVSNEDIKVLFSEVGDLKRYSINYDKSGRSKGTAEVVFFRQADALAAIKRYNNVQLDGKPMTIELVGANVVMSASVPPTKSGILRAPNMASRRDLEKIGVGRGWFRRFGRGRGHEHEHERDGPIGKKLTAEDLDADLDKYHLEATRIK, encoded by the exons ATGTCCGGTTCACTGGACATGTCTCTCGACGACATCATCCGAAATAAAAGCAGATCCGAAGGGCATTCTCGTGATTCCCGACGCAAGCCACGTGCCCCCGCCCCGGGACCTGATCGTCGTGGCCCCATCCGCGACCAGCCAAGAATCAACCCGTACCCAGTCAGACCA ATGCAATTGGAGGTGCCCGCATGGCAGGGACAGTTGGTTTCGAGTGGAGCACTGGATGTGGAGGCGAAGCTATATATATCGAACTTGGATTACGGTGTTTCTAATGAGGATATTAAG GTGCTTTTCTCTGAGGTTGGTGACTTGAAGAGGTACTCAATTAATTACGATAAGAGTGGAAGATCAAAG GGAACTGCAGAAGTTGTCTTTTTCAGACAGGCAGATGCTTTGGCAGCTATCAAGCGATACAACAATGTTCAACTTGATGGAAAACCAATGACAATTGAACTTGTGGGAGCTAATGTGGTTATGTCTGCGTCCGTCCCTCCGACCAAAAGCGGCATTCTGAGAGCACCAAATATGGCCTCTAGAAG GGATCTAGAAAAGATTGGTGTTGGAAGGGGATGGTTTCGCAGATTTGGTCGAGGACGTGGGCATGAACATGAACATGAACGAGATGGACCAATTGGTAAGAAATTAACTGCAGAAGATCTTGATGCTGATTTGGACAAGTACCATTTAGAAGCTACAAGaattaaatga